In Geminocystis sp. NIES-3709, a single genomic region encodes these proteins:
- a CDS encoding pre-16S rRNA-processing nuclease YqgF gives MILGFDPGRDKCGLAVINNKKILYSKVISSEDAIVVINELIDKYKPYRLVMGNQTTSKQWQQKLKDNLNLFIEIALVDEKNSTVEAREKYWEMYPPKGLNRLIPKGLRTPPRPVDDIVAIILIDRYLNKI, from the coding sequence ATGATTCTGGGATTTGATCCGGGTAGAGATAAATGCGGTTTAGCGGTAATAAATAATAAAAAAATTTTATATAGTAAAGTAATATCCAGTGAAGATGCGATCGTTGTCATAAATGAGCTAATTGATAAGTATAAACCTTATAGGTTAGTAATGGGCAATCAAACCACTTCTAAACAATGGCAACAGAAATTAAAAGATAATTTAAACTTATTTATTGAGATAGCGTTAGTAGATGAAAAAAATAGTACTGTAGAAGCCAGAGAAAAATATTGGGAAATGTATCCCCCCAAAGGTTTAAATCGATTGATACCGAAAGGTTTAAGGACTCCTCCTCGTCCTGTAGATGATATTGTTGCAATTATACTTATCGATCGATATTTGAATAAAATATAG
- a CDS encoding SHOCT domain-containing protein — MSKNYFIYRSNQDLENIYKAIILWFKGKQYEVEGVEKPDTYSIQARKTGTIRTLLGTNLAFKIKIYPSQDKLANQREFIIETSRGKWIQNIAGAGFAGIFTGGFTIMTGIAGAGWGLVLESELISYIENDLNYCRVKPGISTANNKPNFNVVDREFSSFNNVVKNPNQKQIIEELENEINKLEIAFTDEILTEGEFLRKKAFLEKKIDDYEVNFVIEGKISKLQEAFSQGILDQDEYEEKLHDLEANTREKILQERHLQRNKNKIAKLKEALDNGVITKEEYQAKIARL; from the coding sequence ATGTCAAAAAACTATTTTATTTATCGCAGTAATCAGGATTTAGAAAATATATATAAAGCCATTATTTTATGGTTTAAAGGAAAACAATATGAAGTAGAAGGAGTTGAAAAACCAGATACTTATTCAATCCAAGCGAGAAAAACAGGGACAATTAGAACGTTATTAGGTACGAATTTAGCCTTTAAAATTAAAATTTATCCCTCTCAAGATAAACTTGCTAATCAACGGGAATTTATTATAGAAACCAGTCGAGGAAAATGGATTCAAAACATTGCAGGAGCTGGTTTTGCTGGTATATTTACTGGGGGATTTACGATTATGACAGGTATTGCTGGTGCTGGTTGGGGATTAGTTTTGGAAAGTGAATTAATTTCTTATATAGAAAATGATCTAAATTATTGTCGAGTAAAACCTGGTATTTCAACTGCTAATAATAAGCCAAATTTTAATGTTGTCGATCGAGAATTTTCTTCCTTCAATAATGTGGTTAAAAATCCTAATCAAAAACAGATAATTGAGGAATTAGAAAACGAAATTAATAAACTAGAAATTGCTTTTACTGATGAAATTTTAACAGAGGGAGAATTTTTGAGAAAAAAGGCTTTTCTGGAAAAAAAAATAGATGACTATGAGGTTAATTTTGTGATTGAAGGAAAAATCAGTAAACTTCAAGAGGCTTTTTCTCAGGGAATTTTAGATCAAGATGAATATGAAGAAAAACTCCATGATTTAGAAGCAAATACAAGAGAAAAAATATTACAAGAAAGACATTTACAACGGAATAAAAATAAAATTGCAAAACTAAAAGAAGCCCTAGATAATGGTGTTATTACAAAAGAAGAATATCAAGCTAAAATTGCTCGTTTATAA
- a CDS encoding glycosyltransferase, translating into MRIALFTETFLPKVDGIVTRLKHTVEHLQKQGDEVLIFSPDGGLKEYKGAKINGIKGIPLPLYPELKLAIPNPSIGFSLQRFKPNLVHVVNPAVLGVGGIFYAKKYNIPLVASYHTHLPQYLHHYNLGALEGILWELLKLAHNQAELNLCTSTAMVDELVNHGIERVDLWQRGVDTDSFHPSLASGEMRNKLSQGNPDAPLLLYVGRVSAEKEIDKIKPVLESIPEARLAIVGNGPARQELEAYFANTNTNFVGYLHGEQLGSAYACADAFIFPSSTETLGLVLLEAMAAGCPVVAARRGGIPDIVTDGVNGYMFDPDDAQGAIDATRRLLSHKEEREQLRQNARLEAEKWGWSSATAQLRNFYQGVLSKNNLSLVA; encoded by the coding sequence ATGCGTATTGCCCTATTTACCGAAACATTTTTGCCTAAAGTGGACGGCATTGTTACCCGTTTAAAACATACCGTTGAACATTTACAAAAACAAGGAGATGAGGTATTAATTTTTTCTCCTGACGGTGGTTTAAAGGAATATAAAGGGGCAAAAATTAACGGTATTAAAGGTATTCCTCTACCCCTATATCCAGAATTAAAATTGGCAATTCCTAACCCTTCTATTGGTTTTTCCTTACAACGATTTAAACCAAATTTAGTTCATGTGGTTAATCCAGCTGTTTTAGGGGTAGGAGGAATTTTCTACGCAAAAAAATATAATATTCCTTTAGTCGCTTCCTATCATACTCATTTACCACAATATCTCCATCATTATAATTTAGGGGCATTAGAAGGTATTTTATGGGAATTACTTAAATTAGCGCATAACCAAGCAGAATTAAACCTTTGCACTTCGACAGCAATGGTGGATGAGTTAGTAAATCATGGAATCGAAAGAGTTGATTTATGGCAAAGAGGAGTTGATACTGATTCTTTTCATCCGAGTCTAGCTTCTGGAGAGATGAGAAATAAACTATCTCAAGGTAATCCCGATGCACCTTTATTATTATATGTGGGTAGAGTTTCTGCGGAAAAAGAGATTGATAAGATAAAACCTGTTTTAGAGAGTATTCCAGAGGCTAGATTAGCGATCGTGGGGAATGGCCCCGCTAGACAAGAATTAGAGGCTTATTTCGCCAATACTAATACTAATTTTGTAGGATATTTACATGGAGAACAATTAGGAAGTGCTTATGCTTGTGCAGATGCTTTTATTTTTCCCTCCTCTACAGAAACTTTAGGATTAGTCTTATTAGAAGCGATGGCGGCGGGTTGCCCTGTTGTTGCCGCTAGACGGGGGGGGATTCCAGACATTGTCACCGATGGAGTTAATGGTTATATGTTTGATCCTGATGATGCTCAAGGTGCGATCGATGCTACTCGTCGTTTATTATCCCATAAAGAGGAAAGAGAACAATTAAGACAAAATGCTCGTTTAGAGGCTGAAAAATGGGGCTGGAGTTCAGCAACAGCTCAATTAAGAAACTTTTATCAAGGGGTGCTATCTAAAAATAATCTTTCTTTGGTTGCTTAA
- a CDS encoding class I SAM-dependent methyltransferase, with translation MDYKKFLELLPQVYNSIEQESIEITNDRFFLLSKQLESNINHYFLKLLNTAVICLEEAEIYCEITDNLGVSLISSLMNSETMGYGIIENNNINLQKINHNLTSFNCLDQVCIYEGDINNFCNDLKALQSDDKIGIFYIDGEKSYRTILNTLMSIRPFLAEEAFIIISHIEKQETKDAIDDFQTYNNTTSIHKLLTVNKDTKLYPILEQELVILLWQNNLIYKQINKINKQGLIKLNEGNEKNKKLLLHVGCGTYRENALPQQFRSEEWLEIRLDIDPNVTPDIIGTITDLSALSDNSVDAVFSSHNLEHIYNFEVPIALAEFKRVLKPKGFVMFVVPDMQTAAEWVVRGEMEDTPLYQSPGGNVPALWMFYGMGTTYPGMPYMAHKTGFTVQNLEKKLQEAGFTNLELIRHSFDIVAYGYKI, from the coding sequence ATGGACTATAAAAAATTTTTAGAACTATTACCACAAGTTTATAATTCGATCGAACAAGAATCAATAGAAATTACCAACGATCGATTTTTTTTATTGTCGAAACAATTAGAAAGTAATATAAATCATTATTTTTTAAAATTATTAAATACTGCCGTTATTTGTTTAGAAGAAGCTGAAATTTATTGTGAAATAACTGATAATTTAGGAGTTAGTTTAATTTCTAGTTTAATGAATTCAGAAACTATGGGCTATGGAATTATTGAAAATAATAATATTAACTTACAAAAAATAAATCATAATTTAACTTCTTTTAATTGCTTAGATCAAGTATGTATTTATGAGGGAGATATTAATAATTTTTGTAATGATTTAAAAGCCTTACAAAGCGATGATAAAATAGGAATTTTTTATATTGATGGTGAAAAAAGCTACCGTACAATTCTCAATACTTTAATGTCAATTAGACCTTTTTTAGCCGAAGAAGCGTTTATCATTATTTCTCATATAGAAAAACAGGAAACTAAAGATGCGATCGATGATTTTCAAACTTATAATAATACAACCAGTATTCATAAACTTTTAACAGTTAATAAAGATACTAAATTATATCCCATCTTAGAACAAGAATTAGTAATTTTACTTTGGCAAAATAACCTTATTTATAAACAAATAAATAAGATCAATAAACAGGGATTAATTAAACTAAATGAAGGTAATGAAAAAAATAAAAAATTATTACTTCATGTTGGATGTGGTACCTATCGAGAAAATGCTTTACCTCAACAATTTCGGAGTGAAGAATGGTTAGAAATTCGCCTAGATATTGATCCCAACGTTACACCTGATATAATTGGCACAATTACTGATTTAAGTGCATTATCAGATAACAGCGTAGATGCAGTTTTTTCTTCCCATAATTTAGAACATATTTATAATTTTGAAGTTCCCATTGCTTTAGCAGAATTTAAACGAGTTTTGAAACCAAAAGGTTTTGTTATGTTTGTGGTACCAGATATGCAAACTGCTGCCGAATGGGTAGTTAGAGGAGAAATGGAAGATACTCCTTTATATCAATCTCCCGGAGGAAATGTCCCAGCCCTTTGGATGTTTTATGGTATGGGTACAACTTATCCCGGTATGCCTTATATGGCACACAAAACAGGTTTTACAGTTCAGAATTTAGAGAAAAAATTACAGGAAGCCGGTTTTACTAATTTAGAGTTGATTAGACATTCATTTGATATTGTTGCTTATGGCTATAAAATTTGA
- a CDS encoding cytochrome P450, with amino-acid sequence MNEKSDLQSLPLPPGDFALPFIGETLNFLFDRNFYQKKIAKYGNIFKINIFGNPTVTMIGGEANEFLFRHENQYVVSTWPKTTKVLLGKTSLSVKNGDFHTSRRKILAQAFQPRVLATYLPTIETITQNYLKKWATLGEFTWYPELRNYTFDIATKLFVGVDNCSQTRLCHLFEEWCEGLFSIPVDLPWTKFGKALKCREEMLQEIEMIVKQRQKEGNVKSDALSLLLTAEDENGDRLTLEELKDQVLLLLFAGHETLTSAIASFCLLTAQHPEVLAKIRQEQKTLNYQPPFSLEQLKEMTYLEQVLKEVLRLIPPVGGGFRQAIQDFSYQGYHIPKGWTVQYQIAQTHQDKTLYHHKDKFDPDRFSPENSVEKQKKFGFVPFGGGLRECIGKEFARLEMRVFASLLTQNYQWELSPNQDLTMQLIPTPHPKDGLKVKLTMN; translated from the coding sequence ATGAACGAGAAATCTGATTTACAATCATTACCTTTACCCCCGGGAGATTTTGCGTTACCTTTCATCGGTGAAACTCTAAATTTTTTGTTCGATCGAAATTTTTATCAAAAAAAAATTGCTAAATACGGTAATATCTTTAAAATCAATATTTTTGGTAATCCCACTGTAACTATGATAGGAGGAGAAGCCAATGAGTTTTTATTTCGTCATGAGAATCAATATGTAGTATCAACATGGCCTAAAACCACTAAAGTTTTACTAGGAAAAACATCATTATCTGTCAAAAATGGCGATTTTCACACCTCTAGGCGAAAAATATTAGCTCAAGCCTTCCAGCCACGAGTATTAGCTACTTATTTGCCGACTATTGAGACTATCACACAAAATTATCTCAAAAAATGGGCAACTTTAGGAGAATTTACTTGGTATCCTGAATTGAGAAACTATACCTTTGATATTGCCACAAAACTATTTGTGGGAGTCGATAATTGCTCTCAAACTCGATTATGCCATTTGTTCGAGGAATGGTGTGAAGGTTTATTTAGTATCCCTGTTGATTTGCCTTGGACAAAATTTGGTAAAGCGCTGAAATGTCGTGAAGAAATGTTACAAGAAATTGAGATGATTGTCAAACAAAGACAAAAAGAGGGTAATGTTAAATCTGATGCTCTCAGTCTATTATTGACCGCAGAAGACGAAAATGGCGATCGATTAACCTTAGAAGAATTAAAAGATCAAGTACTATTATTATTATTTGCAGGTCATGAAACTTTAACATCTGCGATCGCATCTTTTTGTTTATTAACAGCACAACACCCGGAAGTATTAGCTAAAATTCGACAAGAACAAAAAACTCTAAATTATCAACCTCCTTTTAGTTTAGAACAATTAAAAGAAATGACTTATTTAGAACAAGTTTTAAAAGAAGTACTTCGATTAATTCCTCCCGTGGGCGGTGGTTTTCGTCAAGCGATTCAAGACTTTTCCTATCAAGGTTATCATATTCCCAAAGGTTGGACAGTACAATATCAAATCGCCCAAACTCACCAAGATAAGACTCTCTACCATCATAAAGACAAATTTGATCCCGATCGATTCTCTCCAGAAAATTCCGTCGAGAAACAAAAAAAATTCGGTTTTGTACCTTTTGGCGGTGGTTTAAGAGAATGTATTGGAAAAGAATTTGCAAGATTAGAAATGCGGGTTTTTGCCTCTTTATTAACCCAAAATTATCAATGGGAATTATCTCCAAATCAGGATTTAACCATGCAACTGATTCCTACACCCCACCCAAAAGATGGATTAAAAGTTAAATTGACAATGAACTAA
- the murF gene encoding UDP-N-acetylmuramoyl-tripeptide--D-alanyl-D-alanine ligase, with translation MKVFANLQSIREITEANDINIPDNILTQECKGVSTDTRSLKKGEIFIALEGEIFNGHNFLNQAIDKGAIALITNQSYPYLESIKIPEFKVQDTLQAYQKIAHWWRETLDIPVIGITGSVGKTTTKELISAVLSTQGKVLKTEANYNNEIGVPKTLLQIDETHEYAVIEMAMRGEGEIALLTEIANPNIGLITNVGTAHIGRLGSREAIAKAKCELLAKMDNSGVAILNGDNDLLIQTATKIWKGETITYGLKSGNFRGELVNNHTLKVDNKLYPLPLLGEHNALNYLGAIATGKVLGIDLSVLERGIEVILPKGRAKRHQLGNDIEVLDETYNAGLESMIAALHLLKQAEGQRKIAVLGTMKELGEYATQLHRQVGETVKSLNLDMLLILADEDVTKAMAEGSIGVPTEIFSNQNDLLQHLREVVTKGDRILFKASNSVGLSKVVDEFIKYSNPI, from the coding sequence ATGAAAGTTTTTGCAAATCTTCAATCTATCCGTGAAATTACTGAGGCAAATGATATTAATATTCCCGACAACATTCTAACACAAGAATGTAAGGGAGTGAGTACAGATACTCGTAGTCTTAAAAAAGGAGAAATTTTTATCGCTTTAGAAGGTGAAATTTTTAATGGTCATAATTTTCTAAATCAAGCAATTGACAAGGGTGCGATCGCATTAATTACTAATCAAAGTTATCCTTATTTAGAGTCAATTAAAATACCAGAATTTAAAGTACAAGATACTCTTCAAGCCTATCAAAAAATTGCTCATTGGTGGCGTGAAACTCTTGATATACCAGTAATAGGTATAACAGGATCGGTAGGAAAAACGACCACAAAAGAGTTAATTTCGGCGGTATTAAGTACTCAGGGAAAAGTATTAAAAACAGAAGCTAATTATAATAATGAAATTGGTGTCCCGAAGACTCTTTTACAAATAGATGAAACTCATGAATATGCAGTAATTGAAATGGCTATGAGAGGAGAAGGAGAGATCGCCTTATTAACAGAAATTGCTAACCCAAATATTGGTTTAATTACTAATGTAGGAACTGCTCATATTGGAAGGTTAGGTTCGAGAGAAGCTATTGCAAAAGCAAAATGCGAATTATTAGCAAAAATGGACAATTCGGGGGTAGCAATTCTTAATGGTGATAATGACTTATTAATTCAAACTGCTACAAAAATATGGAAGGGAGAAACTATTACCTATGGTTTAAAATCAGGAAATTTTCGAGGAGAATTAGTAAATAATCATACTCTCAAAGTGGATAATAAATTATATCCTCTACCATTGTTGGGGGAACATAATGCTCTTAATTATTTGGGTGCGATCGCTACTGGTAAAGTATTAGGTATCGATTTATCTGTTTTAGAACGGGGAATAGAAGTTATTTTACCAAAAGGAAGGGCAAAACGCCATCAATTAGGGAATGATATTGAGGTATTAGACGAGACTTATAACGCAGGGTTGGAGTCTATGATAGCGGCATTACATTTGTTAAAACAAGCGGAAGGACAACGGAAAATTGCAGTTTTGGGTACAATGAAAGAATTGGGAGAATATGCAACTCAACTTCATCGACAGGTAGGGGAGACAGTGAAATCTTTAAATCTGGATATGTTGTTGATTTTAGCAGATGAAGATGTCACCAAAGCTATGGCAGAAGGTTCGATCGGTGTTCCCACAGAAATTTTTAGTAATCAAAATGATTTATTACAACATTTAAGAGAAGTGGTTACAAAAGGCGATCGAATTTTATTTAAAGCCTCTAATTCTGTAGGATTGAGTAAAGTTGTTGATGAATTTATTAAATATAGCAATCCTATATGA
- a CDS encoding BlaI/MecI/CopY family transcriptional regulator, whose protein sequence is MSFLPKYRPEKLSLGFLEQEVLEIIWNLGSASAKDIHEKILADPERELAYASVMTVLQRLTKKGWLEYVKKSRAFYWYPLISKEQAKAIQSYEQLNNFLAVSNPDVVASFADSLDTASVEQIQAIADRLTKIRQQREENK, encoded by the coding sequence ATGTCTTTTTTACCAAAATATAGACCAGAAAAATTATCTTTAGGCTTTCTTGAGCAAGAAGTTTTAGAGATTATTTGGAATTTGGGTTCAGCTAGTGCAAAAGATATTCATGAAAAAATTTTAGCTGATCCTGAACGAGAATTGGCTTATGCTTCTGTGATGACGGTTTTACAAAGATTGACAAAAAAAGGTTGGTTAGAATATGTCAAAAAAAGTCGTGCTTTTTACTGGTATCCCCTCATTTCAAAAGAACAAGCCAAAGCAATTCAATCTTACGAACAATTAAATAATTTTTTGGCCGTTAGTAATCCAGATGTGGTAGCTTCTTTTGCTGATAGTCTTGATACTGCTAGTGTAGAACAAATACAAGCTATTGCCGATCGATTAACTAAAATTCGTCAACAAAGGGAGGAAAATAAATAA
- a CDS encoding M56 family metallopeptidase has translation MLIFSALLIAYTIRSISKIKRVKYQKKWGLSLFLFTFPPLLLLMTCLTVFLMGYHGEMWGIKASKFSYYLAESFLVFAVITLIKIMWDFYKLSQLVKKYPLENIDGQNIKIIETSFPYAAQVGFWNSQLVVSRGLIKLLSIEHLQAVIAHESAHKAHKDPFFFFWFSYLERLTFWLPNNKNLWNNLLLLRELRADNTASKTVDSLLIAEALLTVTKATINQTNPLTFNWECPFMNCRLEERIDNLLTDSSQFTTFNWVQIIWLFLVFVPWIFFPFHSPC, from the coding sequence ATGCTAATTTTTTCTGCTTTATTAATTGCTTATACAATTCGATCGATTAGTAAGATAAAAAGGGTAAAATATCAAAAAAAATGGGGTTTATCACTATTTTTATTTACTTTCCCACCCTTACTATTATTAATGACTTGTTTGACAGTATTTTTAATGGGTTATCATGGGGAAATGTGGGGCATAAAAGCTAGTAAATTTAGTTATTATTTAGCTGAATCTTTTTTAGTTTTTGCGGTGATAACCTTGATAAAAATTATGTGGGATTTTTATAAATTGTCTCAATTAGTTAAAAAATATCCTTTAGAAAATATTGATGGTCAAAACATCAAAATTATTGAAACCTCTTTCCCTTACGCCGCTCAAGTCGGTTTTTGGAATTCCCAATTAGTGGTTAGTCGAGGGTTAATTAAACTTTTGTCAATAGAACATTTACAAGCTGTAATTGCTCACGAATCTGCCCATAAAGCTCATAAAGATCCTTTCTTTTTTTTCTGGTTTTCTTATTTAGAAAGACTTACTTTTTGGCTCCCTAATAATAAAAATTTATGGAATAATTTATTACTTTTGAGAGAATTAAGAGCAGATAATACCGCATCTAAAACAGTTGATTCTTTACTCATCGCCGAAGCATTATTAACTGTAACAAAGGCAACTATTAATCAAACAAATCCTCTTACTTTTAATTGGGAATGCCCTTTTATGAATTGTCGTTTAGAGGAACGAATTGACAATTTACTAACTGATTCGAGTCAGTTTACTACTTTTAATTGGGTACAAATAATTTGGTTATTTTTAGTATTTGTTCCTTGGATTTTCTTTCCTTTTCATAGTCCTTGTTAA
- a CDS encoding TIGR00300 family protein yields the protein MTQDIRILMCAPDHYDVDYVINPWMEGNIHKSSRERAVEQWEKLYGIIKEYATVDLVTPQKGVPDMVFTANAGLVLGDNVVLSRFYHPERQGEEPFFKEWFEENGFTVYELPKDLPFEGAGDALFDREGRWLWAGYGFRSELDSHPYIARWLDTEVLSLRLIDNRFYHLDTCFCPLANGYLLYYPQAFDSYSNRLIEMRVPEERRIIVEEPDAVNFACNAVNINDVVIMNKITHDLEQSITDKGFKVIQTPLTEFLKAGGAAKCLTLRVTEPILDDVHANVTVTSRVIKMEGHLLDSGLMNRALDVVVKEGGSFKVLNFDLGVERQSPSTAEVRISAPSVEVMDDIISLLIDLGAMSLPEKESDANLETVVKAGVSPDDFYVTTIYPTEVRVNGYWERVNNQRMDGAIVIEETEEGFTASCKLLRDLEVGEKVVIGVEGIRTVRSPQSREQRNQTQEFSFMSGGVSSERRVELLVEQIAWEMRHIRDQGGKVAVVAGPVVIHTGGSEHLSRLIRDGYVQCLLGGNAIAVHDMEQSIMGTSLGVDMRKGTPVSGGHRHHLKVINVVRRAGSITDAVNKGLVTKGIMYECVKNNVPFSLAGSIRDDGPLPDTQMDLIKAQEDYSRLLKGTDMIIMLSTMLHSIGVGNMTPSGVKMVCVDINPAVVTKLSDRGSVESVGIVTDVGLFLSLLTQQLDKLTNRYQLSVN from the coding sequence ATGACTCAAGATATTCGCATTCTTATGTGCGCCCCTGATCACTATGATGTTGATTATGTGATCAATCCCTGGATGGAAGGTAATATACATAAATCTAGTCGAGAACGTGCCGTAGAGCAATGGGAAAAACTTTATGGTATCATAAAAGAATACGCTACTGTGGACTTAGTTACGCCCCAAAAAGGTGTCCCTGACATGGTTTTTACCGCTAATGCTGGTTTAGTCTTAGGGGATAATGTGGTTTTAAGTCGTTTCTATCACCCTGAAAGACAAGGGGAAGAGCCTTTTTTTAAAGAGTGGTTTGAAGAAAATGGCTTTACCGTCTATGAATTACCAAAAGATTTGCCCTTTGAAGGAGCTGGAGATGCTTTATTCGATCGAGAAGGGCGTTGGTTATGGGCAGGTTACGGATTTCGATCGGAATTAGACTCTCATCCTTATATTGCTAGATGGTTAGATACGGAAGTTTTATCATTACGCCTCATCGATAACCGTTTTTACCATTTAGATACCTGTTTTTGTCCTTTAGCTAATGGTTACTTACTCTACTATCCTCAGGCCTTTGATAGCTATTCCAACCGTCTTATTGAAATGCGTGTACCCGAAGAAAGACGCATCATCGTAGAAGAACCAGATGCAGTAAACTTTGCTTGTAACGCAGTTAATATTAACGATGTGGTAATCATGAACAAAATTACTCATGATTTAGAACAAAGTATCACAGACAAAGGTTTCAAAGTTATTCAAACTCCCTTAACAGAATTTTTAAAAGCAGGGGGCGCGGCAAAATGTCTTACCCTCAGAGTTACTGAACCCATTTTAGATGACGTTCATGCTAACGTTACTGTTACCAGTCGAGTGATCAAAATGGAAGGGCATTTACTCGATAGTGGCTTGATGAATCGTGCTTTAGATGTTGTTGTTAAAGAAGGTGGTAGTTTTAAAGTTCTTAACTTTGATTTAGGAGTTGAAAGGCAAAGTCCATCTACGGCGGAAGTGCGTATTTCTGCACCATCAGTAGAAGTGATGGATGATATTATTAGCCTTCTGATTGATTTGGGCGCTATGTCACTCCCAGAAAAAGAGTCTGATGCTAATCTCGAAACAGTGGTTAAAGCAGGGGTTTCTCCTGATGATTTTTATGTAACAACTATTTACCCCACAGAAGTTAGAGTCAATGGTTATTGGGAAAGAGTTAATAATCAACGCATGGATGGTGCGATCGTAATTGAAGAAACTGAAGAAGGTTTTACCGCTAGTTGTAAATTATTGCGTGACTTGGAGGTAGGAGAAAAAGTAGTTATCGGTGTAGAAGGTATCCGTACAGTACGATCGCCTCAATCCAGAGAACAACGTAACCAAACCCAAGAATTTAGTTTCATGAGTGGGGGTGTTTCTAGTGAGCGCCGTGTAGAGTTATTAGTTGAACAGATTGCATGGGAAATGCGCCATATTCGTGATCAAGGGGGTAAAGTTGCCGTTGTAGCTGGCCCTGTAGTTATCCATACTGGCGGATCTGAGCATCTTTCTCGTTTAATTCGTGACGGTTACGTTCAGTGTTTACTAGGTGGAAATGCCATCGCCGTTCATGATATGGAACAATCTATCATGGGAACATCTTTAGGAGTCGATATGCGCAAGGGTACTCCCGTAAGTGGTGGTCATCGTCATCACCTCAAAGTAATCAATGTTGTTCGTCGAGCAGGAAGTATCACCGATGCGGTAAATAAAGGACTCGTTACCAAAGGCATTATGTATGAGTGCGTAAAAAATAATGTTCCTTTCTCTCTAGCCGGTTCAATTCGTGATGATGGGCCATTACCTGATACTCAGATGGATTTGATCAAAGCACAAGAAGACTATTCTCGTCTTTTAAAGGGTACGGATATGATTATTATGCTTTCTACTATGCTTCATTCGATCGGAGTAGGCAACATGACACCATCAGGAGTAAAAATGGTCTGTGTGGACATCAATCCTGCGGTAGTAACGAAATTAAGCGATCGAGGTTCTGTGGAATCCGTTGGGATTGTCACCGATGTAGGATTATTTCTCAGCTTATTAACACAACAGTTAGATAAACTAACTAATCGCTATCAATTAAGTGTAAATTAA
- a CDS encoding PhzF family phenazine biosynthesis protein — translation MKFYTLDVFTSQPFSGNQLAVFPHAEGLSSKTMQKIAIEFNFSETVFVFSPSNPQANFDVRIFTPGGEIPFAGHPTIGTAFLLGYLGMVHLTSDTTEIVLHEEVGNVPVTIYSKYNEVIATELNAPNPPKFLRDIPSKESLAEVLSLSEKDLSEKFAPQAVSCGLPFFIIPLNSFSALSNAQLNLTAWQKTLSNHFAPHVYPCYQMDKFEWRVRMFAPSLNISEDPATGSAASAFAGYLASYQPEKNGNWQWLIEQGLEINRPSKIIASATKKDNKIIQIKVRGESVIITEGILLT, via the coding sequence ATGAAGTTTTATACTCTTGATGTTTTCACCAGTCAACCTTTTAGCGGAAATCAATTGGCAGTGTTTCCTCATGCAGAAGGGTTATCGTCGAAGACAATGCAAAAAATCGCCATTGAGTTTAACTTCTCTGAGACAGTATTTGTTTTTTCTCCTAGCAATCCTCAAGCTAACTTTGATGTGAGAATTTTTACTCCCGGTGGAGAAATTCCTTTTGCGGGGCATCCGACGATCGGTACAGCTTTTTTGTTAGGATATTTAGGAATGGTTCATTTAACTTCTGATACCACTGAAATTGTTTTACACGAAGAGGTTGGTAATGTTCCTGTTACTATCTACTCCAAATATAATGAAGTAATCGCTACAGAATTAAATGCACCTAATCCTCCTAAATTTCTTCGAGATATTCCGTCAAAAGAATCTTTGGCAGAAGTTTTATCCTTATCGGAAAAAGACTTAAGCGAAAAATTTGCACCTCAAGCTGTTTCCTGCGGTTTGCCATTTTTTATTATTCCCCTGAACAGTTTTTCTGCTTTAAGTAATGCACAATTAAACTTAACAGCATGGCAAAAAACTTTATCTAATCATTTTGCCCCCCATGTCTATCCCTGTTATCAAATGGATAAATTTGAGTGGAGAGTAAGAATGTTTGCACCCAGTTTAAATATATCAGAAGATCCAGCGACAGGTTCGGCTGCCTCAGCTTTTGCTGGTTATTTAGCAAGTTACCAACCTGAAAAAAATGGTAATTGGCAATGGTTAATTGAACAAGGTTTGGAGATTAATCGTCCTAGTAAAATTATAGCCAGTGCGACTAAAAAAGATAATAAAATTATCCAGATTAAAGTTAGGGGTGAATCGGTAATTATTACAGAGGGAATTTTACTTACTTAA